The DNA sequence TTGCTTCTAAAAGAGTATTGGAAAAATTGGGATTTAGGTATTATGATGAACTGAATAATGTTGACTATCTAAATCGCCCATTCCGTGAAATCGCAATGATTTTAGAAAAATAATTATATTAAAAAGGTATTAATTTTAACTAATGACAAGAATATGTAAAAAGTGCGGATTCGAAAACCAGGATGATTATGATTTTTGTGCCAAATGCGGCACTCCTTTGGTTGAAGGCCTACAGCCTAATCAGGTTTATGTCTATAAGGCTGACCAGCTGCAGATAAACAAAAAGGCAATAGTTGCAGCTTACATCATAACAATATTTTTATCCTGGAGTGGTTTTGTTGTTGGATTGATTTCAAAACAGACCAATTTGGCAGTTTTTACTTTCTTCGGATTTTTCATGCCGTTTTACCTTGTTCAGTCACGCCATCCAACATTGAGAAAGCATGGTTTGGTAATGATGATGATTTCACTTGTAGGTGTGGGTCTTTCATTTTACGTTATGCTTCACTAGACAATGAAGAAATTTATTTTTCCGATTAGGATTTGTATTGGGATTTGGAAGATGTTCATTCCGTCCTGAGCCATTGCAGTATCTATCGCATCTCCTCTGGACATTGTACCCTGTACATTATCGTTTCCAGCATATCCGTTATATGCATCGTTTGCACGAATATCATCCACAATGCTTCCGCCGAATATTGCCTCTGCCGCATCGCTTGTTATTCTGACGACAAGATGTGGTGAAATGTGGTATGTATACTCCATTATCTCACGGGCTGCGCCATAAGGGTCATCCGGATCGTTGATGTGGACATTATGCAATGTTTGACCCTCTGCATTGACGGAATTTCCAGGATAAATCCATTCAAAACCTGCAAGAGAAAATGTTGCGGCCATATCGATACTTGCATCTTCACCAGTGTCCTCACATACGATTAAAACAGGGCTTACCAATGTTGATGCCAGAAATACAACTATAACTGCCACAATCGCTATAAGTATCAAATGTATTTTATTCATATTAACATTTTATAATCATTTAAATATTAATACTTAACTTTTTTAATTATTAGAAACATATATTATACCATATAAATTTTTGGTGATAATGTGATTATAGGCGGTTCATCTTCTCAAGATTTAGCGGCTCATGTTGCAAAGGAGCTTTCAGAAGAATTATGTTATGTCGAAACTCGTAAGTTTCCGGATGGAGAAAGATATTTAAGGATTGATGGGGAAATTGAAGACGAAGTAACCGTCATTCAGTCAACCGGATATCCTCAGGATGAAAATCTGATGGAACTCTTGTTCATCATATCCAACCTTAAGGATTTGGGGGCAAAGAAGGTCAGAGTTGTTGTTCCTTACCTAGGTTATGCAAGGCAGGAAAAACGCTTCAATCCTGGAGAGACAGTCTCAGCAAAAATTGTTTGTAATTTGATTCAGGCCGCAGGTGCCGATGAGTTCATTACATTTAACATTCATGAGGAATGTGTACTCAATTTCTTTGACATTCCTGCAAGAAACGTCTCAGCAATGCCTGCAATTGCGGAATATCTTGACAAGAAATTCTTCAGAAAAGGCGGTGACAAACCATTGATTATTGCACCTGACAAAGGGGCATACGGTTTTGCACAGGAAATTTCCGAAATCATCGGCTGTGACTGCACATATCTAACTAAAGTACGTTTAGGACCGGACAAGGTCGAAACCAAAATTGTAGATGTGAGATGCGATAGCGAAAGTGAAAATACCGTAAATGTTGATAGCGTAAAAGGAATGCATGCTATTATTGTTGATGATATCATAGCTACTGGAGGAACCATTGTAAATGCGATAAACATTTTAAAACAGTATGGAGCCTCATCAGTGGATGTATGCTGTGTACACCCAATTCTGACCAACAATGGTGCTACAAGAATCTATGCGGCAGGCGCCAACAAGATCATTGGTACAAACAGTTTATCATCCGATACTTCACGTGTATCCCTTGCAAAATCAATTGCGGATGCACTGAGGGAATAAA is a window from the uncultured Methanobrevibacter sp. genome containing:
- a CDS encoding zinc ribbon domain-containing protein, whose product is MTRICKKCGFENQDDYDFCAKCGTPLVEGLQPNQVYVYKADQLQINKKAIVAAYIITIFLSWSGFVVGLISKQTNLAVFTFFGFFMPFYLVQSRHPTLRKHGLVMMMISLVGVGLSFYVMLH
- a CDS encoding ribose-phosphate diphosphokinase; translation: MIIGGSSSQDLAAHVAKELSEELCYVETRKFPDGERYLRIDGEIEDEVTVIQSTGYPQDENLMELLFIISNLKDLGAKKVRVVVPYLGYARQEKRFNPGETVSAKIVCNLIQAAGADEFITFNIHEECVLNFFDIPARNVSAMPAIAEYLDKKFFRKGGDKPLIIAPDKGAYGFAQEISEIIGCDCTYLTKVRLGPDKVETKIVDVRCDSESENTVNVDSVKGMHAIIVDDIIATGGTIVNAINILKQYGASSVDVCCVHPILTNNGATRIYAAGANKIIGTNSLSSDTSRVSLAKSIADALRE